The following DNA comes from Candidatus Nitrosotalea okcheonensis.
TGAATCAATGGTGTCACCTTTTTTGATGCAAATATCTTTGACTGGTTTGCCTGGTTCTATCATGAAACATAAATTGGTTCCGGGCTATAAAATCCTCTGTTCTCGATCACAAGTAATTAATATGATGGATTATTTGGTATCTATCGAAGTTGGGTAAGAAAATAAAGATTGCAATAGCTGGTGTTGGTAATTGTGCTTCTGCAATTATTCAAGGTGGAAAATATTACACTCAAAATACTCATGATACTATAGGTCTGACAGCTTTTAACATTGGGGGATATGAGCCAGGAGATATTGAAGTGGTGGCAGCATTTGATGTGGCAGATACCAAAGTAGGAAAAGATGTGTCTGAGGCAATCTATGCAAGACCCAACAATACGATTACCGTAGCAGAAGTGCCTCACATGGGTATAACTGTACAGAAAGGTCCTACTCTGGATGGAGTAGGTAGACATTTGAGCCGAATTGTCACTGTTTCTCAAGAGCCTGATGTTAACGTCAAAAAGGTTCTCCAAGATAGCGGAGCAGAAATGCTTGTAAATTATCTACCTGTGGGAAGCACCAATGCGGTAAAACACTATGCCAGTCAAGCACTTGAGGCAGGAGTGGGATTTCTTAATGCAATTCCTGTGTTTATCGCATCAGAGCCAAAATGGCAACAGGCGTTTGCTGACAAAAAGATCCCTCTTGCAGGTGACGATGTAATGAGTCAGCTTGGTGCCACGGTTGTTCACAAGACACTTGTAAAACTCTTTGTAGACAGAGGTGTTCAGATTGATGGAACATATCAGCTAAACATTGGTGGTGATATGGATTTTTACAACATGCTTGATGAGGAAAGACTTGAAGACAAGAGAATCAGCAAGACTAGCGCGGTCAAGGCAATGGCAGACTATGACATCCCAATGAGAATTGGTCCTAGTGATTATGTTGACTTTATTGATAATGAAAAGATCTGTTACATCAACTTGGAGGGGAAATATTTCGGAAAGATCCCAGTCAAGTTAGATCTCAAGCTAAAAGTAATTGATGCATACAATAGCGCAGGAATAATGATCGATGCAATTAGAGGACTAAAGATTGCGCTTGACAGAAAATTGTATGGGCCAATGACAAGCATATCGTCTTATTGCTTCAAACATCCTCCAGTCCAGATGCCATATAATGAGGCAAAGAAGGCATTTGGAGAGTTTGTAGAAGGCAAGCGCAATAACTAAGATCTCACATTATAATTTTTATTCAGCAGCTCAAGGAAACTTGTCAATAATCGGTTATCTCGGTTCAGGCATTATCGGATACATTGGTCCATATACGTAAACTAGAGATATTTGGGTTCAAGTCATTTGGATACAAAAACACACTAGTGAACTTTGAGCAAGGATTGGTTGCGATCTCTGGCGCAAATGGGTCTGGGAAAAGTAACATACTTGATGCCATCTCATTTTCACTTGGGGAAAACTCGCCCAAAGTTATGAGAGTAGACAAACTTCGTTCATTATTGCACGATGTAGATAATGCAAAACATGGGGCCAAGATTGCACGTGTAAGTTGTCACTTTGACAACTCTGATAG
Coding sequences within:
- a CDS encoding inositol-3-phosphate synthase, with amino-acid sequence MGKKIKIAIAGVGNCASAIIQGGKYYTQNTHDTIGLTAFNIGGYEPGDIEVVAAFDVADTKVGKDVSEAIYARPNNTITVAEVPHMGITVQKGPTLDGVGRHLSRIVTVSQEPDVNVKKVLQDSGAEMLVNYLPVGSTNAVKHYASQALEAGVGFLNAIPVFIASEPKWQQAFADKKIPLAGDDVMSQLGATVVHKTLVKLFVDRGVQIDGTYQLNIGGDMDFYNMLDEERLEDKRISKTSAVKAMADYDIPMRIGPSDYVDFIDNEKICYINLEGKYFGKIPVKLDLKLKVIDAYNSAGIMIDAIRGLKIALDRKLYGPMTSISSYCFKHPPVQMPYNEAKKAFGEFVEGKRNN